The DNA region atttgtaatatttttaataaaaaaatgtaaaaggttAGTGAGTAAGCACATTTGTTACCCTATAGAACATTTGATTTGCAAAATAGAtcttaaatagttatttatcgttattataatatatgtagtttaaatgtctctgttaaaataaaatttatattatatttttgaggcttgaaaatttcaatatccAATGGTTTTAAGAGGAAGTCATTGTTTTTTCAGGTGGACAAGTTTAATCCTTTATGCCAAGAAACCCTTTCTGTATCATCAAGGTCATCCTCTACCTCCGATTATAATGTTAATCCTGCTAATGAAAGTAAAATCGTAGAAGAACCAGATTCTTCAAAGACAGATGTTGCACCAAGCACTGTGCTGTCATCAGAAAATTTTGTTGTGCCTCAAATACCTAGTTCTAAAAAGCCATCTCCACCATTTAATAGGAAACTGACCACTCGCAATGCTGCAATTATTTCCTCTGCATTAAGTGAAACAAAAGTGGAAGACAGATATGCGGTCTTTCAAGACATAGATGCTATACCAAGTATTTTTGATAATCCTACCATCGTATTATCAAATCTCAAAGATGATCCGTTGGGTTGTGAAACCATTTCTGAGAATGAACTAAAAGAAGAAAGTCCTGAAAAATGTGAAATCAAAACATCCACACCCATAGTTTTTGCCGAGCTAGATCCTTTGGGTAATGTACCGTTTATAGATAAGAGGGACTTTTTCCAGGACATAAAAAATCCaccaaaaaaagtattgaaagatTTGGTTGGAGGCGAAGAAAACTCAGTTGATGCCAACAGCAGTcttgaaaataatcaaataacttCTTGTAACAGTTCAGACCTCTTTCCGTCATCTTCAAGAAATGACTCTTTCGAGGAAGTACCAATCATTGAATCTCTTTTACCAGATCAAAAGCCAGATAACCCTTTTGCCATCAGTTCAATACCATCGGGAACTCCTCCAAAGCTTCCCCCGAAAAGAACAATGACCATAATCACTTCCGATTTTCCACCTAGtaaagaggatcaaaattgggaGTCCAAGAATCCTTTTAACCCATTTGTTGATGATGATTTTCCTGATATTCCACCTCCAAACTCGCCTCCTCCCCCACCCCCTCCACGATTGCCTTCTAAAGCCTGTGAAGCTCCTTCAGTTACATCCCCACCACCTCCGAGGCCACCGAGCCGATCCAATGGCATCCCAACACCTCCTTTGCCGAAAAGGAAAGCACAATTGTCATCTGCAGGTAACACATGGTTCTCGTTTGACCATGAAGCTTTAAGTTTTCCTGTTGTCCATTCAACGTCTAACGTAGATTATGTTCCCCCACTGCCTTCCCCTGCCAGGAAATTCCCTTCTAGCATCTCTGAATCTTCAAACAATAGTAGTGCATCCAGCAGCCCAGCCGCAAACCACAGAGCTCAGTCTGTTACAAACGCTCAGATCGATGAGGGTTATATTGTACTCGCACAAAATAGCCTTCCCGAAACACGCCATTCCTCCATTGAACAAGAAGAAAGCAATGGATCCTCAAAACTTTTCTCAGAAACATGCCACACAGTTGAATCAAAAGAAACCTTAGACTCCCCGCCTCTTCCTCCCAAGCCATTATCTATAGCTCGGCCAAGGCCGTCACccagtaaaaaaacatttgcttctATGAATAGCTCTTTAGGTAGCTCAATGGCTGAGAGTTCTTCTAGCTCACTTGCATTTTCAAGTTCAGAAGAGAACAAAAAGGGTTTAAGTGTTGGTAAGAAGACATTTTCTTCCGTGACTAGTTCTTCGTTGTCTGGCTTTACCGCTGAGAGCTCCAATGGAGCACACTCTTCGAGCTCTCTAGCATTTTCGAGTTCAGACGAGAATAAAATGGGCAGCAGTGCTGAAGGCCTTTTCCACAGCAGTAGCAGTTTTGGTGAAAATCACGCAGATGTATTTTTTCAGAATGACTCAGTTAGTAAACAGTCTTCCACATCTGAACTTGCCAAAGAGCTCAGCCCTGACAGCATTTTCCGCCGAAAGAGTGATCCTTTTGCCGACGacttctttctctctctttctaGGAAATCAAATGACATGCAGAAAAATTCTAAGGGTgttgatttacattttgaaagtttagAGGTAAGTATACAGTTCATTACTTACTAAGTATAGAGTTCTTTACTTTAGAGtttaaatgaacttacatgaacgagaaatttttcaagaatgattttaaatatttttgttacattatttttaatattttaaatcattcttaaaaaatttcccattcatgtaagttcatttgaattcgctactcgctttatagatttcatttcatgttttattctctttttttctttatattttattttctgtttttacttgatatttttacttatattgtGTTCGAtttaatttgttgtaatttttttgagctGTCCTCGCACTATTGTATtgctatattttgctttggctatattgatacaatattagaaagtactcctttttgcagatataattgtgtgagctgatgaaaagattatatcttttattttccaaattttcctaaaaaaaaatttcggaatttttttccttctggtttcttgttatttttattattatttttcttttccccccttttttcattgttctttaatattttccatgttttctctacattttgaacttattttatgagttctatttacttgcagcttatgcacagtaaatgaaacttattgtttttcttaattttcttcgtgtttttcttctttctttttgtatttatttattatgctatatatatatatatatatatatacaacaaaataaataaatacaagaaaacacgaagaaaaacaataaagttttaatgcaAGTGAAGCTAAAATACCTGattaatttccaaataattaatttaaaaataattgaatacttatgaattttgaaagcaattaaGTAAGCACATACTTTTTGATTGAttggaaattcaaattttaccaaaacatcaaaatattctcggatagaattgaaatatttttcaatttcagatgAATATTGTTTagactttcttaaaaatttaatggaaaatttcaAATCCTCTAAATTTTTTGGAGTTTCTTGAAACCTGGAAACacaataataagaataaaatgacgaaaaaaaattaagaaatcatgTAAGTTATTCTTAGTATTTCagcttaaatttaacaaataattaattattatcataaactaaattattttctgttgcactgatagcttaatttatatataaatgaaagagTGATTTGCCAGATTTATGCATAACAATGTGCAATACAGTGCTTAAAGAAACGATAACTTACCACATAGAAACAGGATAATTNGTTATGAGACCCCTCAAGTTGAAATGACTTCTCTCAATGCTTCTtccccattgaaaatttctttaattttcttatcaatttgaaaactgtatttaacacaactggggtaaaaaaaagagatcagaagtataatctttgagatgtttatataaatgaaacatttattcagacacttgatagctgatcaattgtgaataatcATCTCCATAGGTCCTCATGACTTACAGGTATGCATTACTTTATTTCTGTGAATCATGGGAGGTTTATTTTCCAAGAAGGTATTAACCATGTTCCCTATCAGCAAATGATAAGTAGGTGTAAGGGGATGTGAACCTAATAATTGAAACGTACTGAGGAGAGTACGCTCCTATTtggtatcatatgtctaatttgagtatctatgctaatagaaaaattatatttatttatctgtagctacatccagaattatgtattatatcaaacttctttatatattcttttttatctttcttattgtttaaataaatattcttgtagatatttacagtatccttgtagatattatttaattatttctacatctttgagaatattctaaaaaaaatttacggtgttaaatttcgttattagAGTACCCTTCCCGTAAACGGACAAATTTTTTGGTCACATGAATGTCCGCTTAATGGAGGTTtcactgtgtatatatatatatattctaatttatcATTTGGGGTAGTGACTATTTTAGTAACTGTAATTCATTCTGGATTATAGGGATAAGACAAATGTTTAAATCGAAATATTAGACAGTGAAAATCACCATGAGATTCGCCTGTAGTTCTCAATCATGTATTTCTGTGAAGTACAGATAAATCTCAGTGTGACTATCACATACTCTTGAGTGGTACTGTCATTCATCCATGAATGtaattttcttgtttgttttatcttttcagGCATCTTCGTAGGAGAATCTTCAAAGATCCAActtagcagaattttttttaagtgtaaatatatatattattattactatatagAGAATTTCATGAAATGCTAAAGGTGTAAAAGTACGCTTTAATGAGTTATCTTATATTAAGAAATGTATTGAACATTTTATCTAGTTCCTGGTGAGAATATTATAGCCTTGGAAAAAATTCTCACTCAGTTGTATATTATCTCtgcaatatttgatattttcattacattttaaggaaaaaagctGGTCTTCCCCTTTTGTTAGATTTAACAATTCATTGTTAAAATCTTAGATCTGAAcccttttctttattatttttttaaaaaaattgttagacaGGGCCGTCTTAGTAGTATGCAGGGCCCCCGGGCacagaaatgttttgttttcttgtAGCATGTCATACTGCTTAAAATCGAactaaaaaacttcacatacataaaataaagcacttttaacatatgcaataatttgaacaaatttaaatacattttgatttccACAAAAAGCTGAATCcacaaaaaaaacttcattggaacgtagaaaaatagttttctgttgtcttttttagtttttctggtgataaactattcaaattattgttgcttgcataataatcaatcactatttgtagcaagaaaaacaaaatacacactttatacaatagaatatatttatttttaaaaatatataagacaatgttatttattctttaaatacaatttataaagaGTAAGATTCTCAAGGGCCCCCTGAATGCCTGGGGCCCTCGAGCACTGCCCGGGTGTGCCCATGCACAAAGACTGTACTGttgttagatatttttagataataatgTATACAGATTTAATTGTCTTAAATTGATATATTGGTGgaattaaaattctagttgtacatttatgtatctattttttagaactgtttgtttataaaataattttaatttcttgtagAACGTTTATTGTTTgcatttactttacttttttacatttaaagccAAGATCTGTTTCTGCTTAGATAGTTGACTATAGATCTGaataaacagaattatttttttttaaagagttttctgTCTTTGAACTTTGAACTTTTTTTGTCTTTGGTTCCAGTGTTATCTGGAACCAAGATAACACTGGAATAAACGATAATAGCTAAGTATAAAAACGTactgctatttaaaatttaaactcgtGATTTTCAGTTTAAAGAAAGTTATCAACATTTGTTTTCCATAAGTGTATTTATTGTTCAAGAAAATATAAGTTGACCCTCTAGTTTTTTTGAAGTGTTCtctgcaattaaatttaaaaaaaaacgttattttcaacataattttgaaaatttttcttttaatggttttaatttctaaagaaGTAAAACATATTGTTTAACATTGTGTTCTTAAGTATACTATTTTATCTTTGAACTTATTCAAGGAAAATTTTCCATTAACCTAAAATGAATTTGTATTAGgtagaaatgtaataaatgatttttaaattactaaatcttttcaattactaaatcttttcaattaatattagtttttaccaaattctaatttaataaaatgtgtctttacattaatatttaggtttttatttaaaattcgaggAATGTGATTATGACTTTGCAAAAATTTGTATGTGTCAtagttctgtttttaaatttgaaactgcttttatctatttattttagttgataAGTTTtctatgacatttttaattatatgtgtAAGTTCTTTGCGAATTGATGGCAGAATAAATCTTGGGAATGTTTTATCAGtataatttgtgtaattttttttaataaaaattcagtttattgtgataattttgatagaacttctaaatattaataatgcattaactaataaaaagtttaatgaaaattaaactattaatcaGATTTATCttccatttttatatatttataatcaaaacaGTATTCACTAATCATTAtggattttattacattatcaaatttatgTCTTGTATGTTTGTtcaattgtataatttatatgTAAGCTATGTTTTATtcgaacaaattataaattaagtgcCATTTCTCATGAAAAGCTAACATAGtcttttatttctattgttatattttagtgCCATTTTTATCCCCGtctgaaaattaatgaatgagcaaaactgcaattttaattacaatgtgTTCCTATACCGATTGATgtagttgatttaaaaaaatttcttaaagagaGTTGTCTTTTTACTGAATAGTATTACAGTTGAATCCCGTTTTAACAAATTCCTAGGGACCGGAGCAATCGCTATGCAATAACGAAAACTCGTTATACCGCTATTACGACTTTCGacattaagcaaaattatttcgttACATTGGAATTTTTcccataagaaaataataaatattgcatataataacagttttgttttatttgttctcTGCGTGTggaaaatatctaattaatattttaaaagctcataaaagcaattaaattaaaaggaacaATGGATTTTTATCACTTACCTATCGGAAATTACgttattcgtaatttttttctgtacaaaTGATTTAGAACCAGTAGACTTCTCCTAATTATGCACATTTTCAAATAACTGAAGTGGAATTCGCTCTTTTGGAAAGCCACATGTATTCTTACTTCTTCAAACATGAATGGGTTGGGGTTTAGTCTTTCCAGGGTGGTCCATTCCGAGTGGTTGGTCTTTTTCGACATGTCCCTTTCATATCTGAAACTTTAAAGTTTGaagatgttaaaatatttgaattctgaGATCATTGTGTACTTTTGAAGAatggaaaaatgttttgatcatGAGAGAAAATGAGAATTGTTGCTTATTTTTACCTTCGTTAAATCGAATTTCGTAATATcggtatttttaattcattttgtctATGGAGATTCATTTGGGGAGTTGGAGAATATTTGTTACATTGAAATTTTCGCTATTTCTGATTTCGCTAAAACGGGATTTGACTGTATTGCATTTAGATGTAAATATCACAGTTGTATAATTCTGTTAAATAGGAAAatgcttggaaaaaaaattgtttaaagatatgttattgtgaaatataatgcaaaagTGATAACCTGGCATTATGATGCTACTTATTATATCGAATtgattgttgttaattttaaagacaaaaaaaaaagtttctatttattgtttttgttgtctttaaaatatttacttagtttTAAATCTGCATATTTTTCGTGCCTTATATTTAGCCGTtttttttagctacatattttaattgaatgttagtatatttaatgcatttatatattaaataattttaatacttactttttttagatctgtctttttttttcttacttatagATGTAAtcaatgacttttaaaatttacaattttgttgCCTGAAGCGAacaattattgtttgtttacttGTGTAATGGTAATTTATAAGATTTCTTCGTGTTTGCTAAAAGTTCTCTTGTTATGCTTCAAGatgttttatgttattatttctagaaaaaattatttttaaagtttagaattacaatgagaatgaatttttttttaataaagatatgaTCATAATGACAATAAGAATCCTGatcttttacttcaattttgtaGACTTTTTTAATCTGTCAGAGACtgaataaaacaacaaaaaaaacccAGTTCCCTGATGTTTATTAGCTCTTGCAGAGTGGACACCCGggttgaaaaaaacaaaaaaaacaaaacaggtttgcctacttaaaaaaaactattttctcttggattaaaccgttttttttttgttggtttaaaccattttttgtttggtttgaaccgttttttgttgttgt from Parasteatoda tepidariorum isolate YZ-2023 chromosome 2, CAS_Ptep_4.0, whole genome shotgun sequence includes:
- the LOC107437451 gene encoding protein disabled codes for the protein MKTDTETSKNGESGNHNHYSELPESENPSSVKISKKESRKSNKESRILRRSKTLKDKNDPDRFCGEGINFKAKIIGTEHVFDARGNRMCQGALQRLKAAVKTSGDHKQRIILNISYNGIIIKDEKTGEILHHHPIHKISFISQDTVDKRSFGYVFGCPQSGHEFFGIKTEKIASHVVLTLRDLFLAALDMKKKEIESAKESQQKEVPEISNKVSTNGNSXASHVVLTLRDLFLAALDMKKKEIESAKESQQKEVPEISNKVSTNGNSTNFEKGANSMNGAHSINLHDELLYSNRVSLPDENASPEASTATLLDLQFTMDNLQMGISHMDHSIATAASQGFGLSFSEDDISESSSASLPLAFHYKVDKFNPLCQETLSVSSRSSSTSDYNVNPANESKIVEEPDSSKTDVAPSTVLSSENFVVPQIPSSKKPSPPFNRKLTTRNAAIISSALSETKVEDRYAVFQDIDAIPSIFDNPTIVLSNLKDDPLGCETISENELKEESPEKCEIKTSTPIVFAELDPLGNVPFIDKRDFFQDIKNPPKKVLKDLVGGEENSVDANSSLENNQITSCNSSDLFPSSSRNDSFEEVPIIESLLPDQKPDNPFAISSIPSGTPPKLPPKRTMTIITSDFPPSKEDQNWESKNPFNPFVDDDFPDIPPPNSPPPPPPPRLPSKACEAPSVTSPPPPRPPSRSNGIPTPPLPKRKAQLSSAGNTWFSFDHEALSFPVVHSTSNVDYVPPLPSPARKFPSSISESSNNSSASSSPAANHRAQSVTNAQIDEGYIVLAQNSLPETRHSSIEQEESNGSSKLFSETCHTVESKETLDSPPLPPKPLSIARPRPSPSKKTFASMNSSLGSSMAESSSSSLAFSSSEENKKGLSVGKKTFSSVTSSSLSGFTAESSNGAHSSSSLAFSSSDENKMGSSAEGLFHSSSSFGENHADVFFQNDSVSKQSSTSELAKELSPDSIFRRKSDPFADDFFLSLSRKSNDMQKNSKGVDLHFESLEASS